In Nitrososphaerota archaeon, one genomic interval encodes:
- a CDS encoding beta-galactosidase trimerization domain-containing protein, which translates to MQKWWEKPLYAVTIELPAAKDLENIDVKRIVRKLTKNGVNVIVAFAVGYWPGGTTFYQSNIAPHHPNLKDRDLLKEIIEEAHKNGARVIGYVNVLWGDKKLYFEHPEWAQRRIDGKPTTWEENYTSVAMCPNTPYKDYIINVIKEISEKYDIDGFYFDEPSFQSWCNCSYCRELFKKQFNQELPTEEKWGDPLWQKFIQWRYEKITEFKKLLYNSVKKDDVAIFFQHPFPLAFWPEEAILFLEKIGEKVTRYVKEMVTWYIPLAYGSDLEEVSKFEDIIHMELYRKSVERPLWWYEVCIKLARAINDKKPILVLNMQGNSPFDLSSLPDDELKLAIGEIVANGGNSLFALYYPDIADPNGWKTIFNQFKELKKYEEYLINRESVKFVAILYSRKTIDFFDSSEEIKHTNELLGFCKALLQEHIPFDIVTEDNLMNKLNDYKILILPNVVFLPKEKVEVIKDFVKRGGGIIVSYRTSIYDDDKKMDNLGLSEVLGVKYLGYEKQVFTTDSYMKINNKHPIINKSLYNLLIPSFGSQLAIEALKNAQVLSTLIEESIVHYAPLGEDTNLPTIVTNEYDKGRTVYFAGPVGYKYLEYAIPYHRNLIINSIKWLSKNKLPLIAKNCPETIAIIPWYQKEKERYVIHLVNSVRDDIEFPITHVPTFYNIEIELLINTKAKYKAEQLFPEKKKLSIIKKKGRILLKIPEVKHHCIISIKKQS; encoded by the coding sequence TTGCAAAAATGGTGGGAAAAACCTTTATATGCTGTAACAATAGAATTGCCTGCTGCAAAGGATCTTGAAAATATAGATGTTAAAAGGATAGTAAGAAAATTAACAAAGAATGGAGTAAATGTAATCGTTGCTTTTGCAGTAGGGTATTGGCCTGGTGGAACAACTTTTTATCAAAGTAATATTGCCCCACATCATCCAAATTTAAAAGATAGAGATTTATTAAAAGAGATTATTGAAGAAGCACATAAAAATGGAGCTAGAGTAATCGGATATGTTAATGTTTTATGGGGGGATAAGAAGCTATATTTTGAACATCCTGAATGGGCTCAAAGAAGAATCGATGGCAAACCTACTACTTGGGAAGAAAATTATACTTCAGTAGCAATGTGTCCAAATACCCCTTATAAAGATTATATTATAAATGTTATAAAAGAAATTTCTGAAAAATATGATATTGATGGTTTTTATTTTGATGAACCTTCATTTCAAAGTTGGTGTAATTGTTCATATTGTAGAGAATTATTCAAAAAACAATTTAATCAAGAATTACCTACTGAAGAAAAATGGGGTGATCCATTATGGCAAAAATTCATTCAATGGCGTTATGAAAAAATTACTGAATTTAAAAAGTTACTTTATAATTCTGTAAAAAAAGATGATGTTGCAATTTTCTTTCAACATCCATTTCCATTAGCTTTCTGGCCAGAAGAAGCTATTTTGTTTCTTGAAAAAATTGGAGAGAAAGTAACAAGGTATGTTAAAGAAATGGTAACTTGGTATATACCATTAGCATATGGTTCTGATCTTGAAGAAGTAAGTAAATTCGAAGATATAATACATATGGAACTATATAGAAAATCCGTTGAGAGACCGCTATGGTGGTATGAAGTATGTATAAAACTTGCGAGAGCAATAAATGACAAAAAACCCATTTTAGTTCTCAATATGCAAGGAAATTCTCCATTCGATTTATCATCGTTACCAGATGATGAATTAAAATTGGCTATTGGAGAAATAGTTGCAAATGGTGGAAATTCACTTTTTGCATTATATTACCCAGATATAGCTGATCCAAATGGATGGAAAACAATATTTAATCAATTTAAAGAATTAAAAAAATATGAAGAATATTTAATTAATAGAGAAAGTGTAAAATTTGTTGCAATATTATATTCAAGAAAAACTATAGATTTCTTTGATTCTTCAGAAGAAATAAAACATACAAATGAATTGCTCGGATTTTGTAAAGCATTATTGCAAGAGCATATTCCATTCGATATAGTTACCGAGGATAATTTAATGAATAAATTGAATGACTATAAAATTCTAATTCTTCCAAATGTGGTTTTTCTACCTAAAGAAAAAGTTGAAGTAATAAAAGATTTTGTGAAGAGAGGAGGAGGAATAATCGTCTCTTATAGAACGTCAATTTATGATGATGATAAAAAAATGGATAACCTTGGATTAAGTGAAGTACTTGGAGTAAAATATCTTGGTTATGAAAAGCAAGTTTTTACAACAGATTCTTATATGAAAATAAATAATAAACATCCAATAATAAATAAAAGCTTATATAACCTTTTAATACCATCGTTCGGAAGTCAATTAGCAATTGAAGCTTTAAAAAATGCGCAAGTATTATCAACATTAATAGAGGAGTCTATCGTTCACTATGCTCCTCTCGGAGAAGATACTAATTTACCAACAATAGTAACAAATGAATATGATAAAGGGAGAACTGTATATTTTGCAGGGCCTGTAGGTTATAAATATTTAGAATATGCTATTCCGTATCATAGGAACCTAATAATTAATTCTATAAAATGGTTATCAAAGAATAAATTACCACTCATTGCAAAGAATTGCCCAGAGACGATAGCCATTATTCCATGGTACCAAAAAGAGAAGGAAAGGTATGTTATACATTTAGTTAATAGTGTAAGAGATGATATTGAGTTTCCAATTACACATGTACCTACATTTTACAATATCGAGATAGAATTGTTGATAAATACAAAAGCTAAGTATAAAGCAGAGCAACTATTTCCTGAAAAGAAAAAGTTAAGCATCATCAAAAAGAAAGGAAGAATATTACTTAAAATACCTGAAGTAAAACATCATTGCATCATTTCTATTAAAAAACAATCATAA
- a CDS encoding carbohydrate ABC transporter permease, giving the protein MVKINISRNIKIAFLYLIVIIILVIWLLPYIFMALSAFKSRLQVYAYPIVWIFEPTFENFIEVIFGQNLFFYLQNTLLIAIPNTILTLLISLPAAYSFTRFRFKHKEKYFLLFLILQLVPGISVIIAFYHIAMSLGLFDTHILLIILYLLWNIPYTIWIVRGFFEGIPIELEEAALIDGCTRLSALRRVVLPLAIPGISATALLLFILSWNEFTLPYFLTSLNARPLSTTVVFYMSHTEIFWGKIFALGFISTLPTIVFSLIIRKYFIRTLAFGALKQ; this is encoded by the coding sequence ATGGTGAAAATTAATATTTCCAGAAATATAAAAATCGCATTTTTATACTTAATTGTAATAATAATCCTAGTTATATGGTTACTTCCTTATATTTTTATGGCGTTATCTGCTTTTAAATCTAGATTACAAGTATATGCTTATCCAATCGTATGGATTTTTGAACCAACATTTGAAAATTTTATTGAAGTTATTTTTGGCCAGAATTTATTCTTTTATTTACAAAATACTTTACTTATAGCTATACCTAATACTATTTTAACATTATTAATATCACTGCCTGCAGCTTATTCTTTTACAAGATTTAGATTTAAACATAAAGAGAAATACTTCTTATTATTCCTTATACTTCAACTTGTTCCTGGTATATCTGTAATAATAGCTTTTTATCATATAGCTATGAGTTTAGGTTTATTTGATACACATATACTCCTCATCATACTATACCTTTTATGGAACATTCCATACACCATATGGATAGTTAGAGGGTTCTTTGAAGGAATACCAATAGAGTTAGAAGAGGCAGCATTAATAGATGGTTGCACTCGCCTTTCAGCACTTAGAAGAGTTGTTTTACCACTTGCTATTCCAGGAATTAGTGCTACAGCACTCCTTCTTTTCATACTTTCATGGAATGAATTTACATTACCATATTTCCTTACTTCTTTAAATGCCAGACCGTTATCAACAACTGTAGTATTCTATATGAGCCATACGGAGATTTTTTGGGGAAAAATATTTGCTCTAGGGTTTATATCAACATTACCAACAATAGTATTTTCATTAATTATAAGAAAATATTTTATTAGAACATTAGCTTTTGGAGCCTTAAAACAATAA
- a CDS encoding sugar ABC transporter substrate-binding protein, with the protein MKKGVLISVAVVIIIIAILTAYIFWPRVEKPKTEVQYPDEVYEWARKIKEKYDGTTLTIAAVAHPSTEAFKVLTPDFESLTGIKVKWVVYEEISYFDKIMLIVTGEEVPYDLMYTCAEIIPGFAREGLVIPIDDYLANKELTPEWFVFNDLIPAYVNYMKADEKLYGIPFAGETIFVAYRSDLFAKYNKEPPKNCEELLELAKFFHKREEGLYGVSIRCAKSWEAAWSLISFTYGFGGKWVDLETLTPKFTSPETINSLKYFVELTKCGPPGIEAFSFEEAWSAFQTGKVAILVESTAAAPGIEDPTKSLVAGKVGYAKFPKGPAGEAAGVWGWGLSIPKGAPKEKREAAWSLIVWLTSELNVDRYLENGGIVTRLSPLKKMKNPYDKAILDTLEAANSPLSQELLKAYTLPISFEMTGIVSELTSLAITGELTPEVACEKMQIAIEELLKPYK; encoded by the coding sequence ATGAAAAAAGGAGTACTTATTTCAGTTGCTGTAGTAATTATCATAATAGCCATTTTAACAGCATATATCTTTTGGCCTCGTGTTGAAAAACCAAAAACAGAAGTTCAATATCCTGATGAAGTATATGAGTGGGCAAGGAAAATTAAAGAAAAATATGATGGTACAACACTTACTATTGCAGCTGTAGCTCATCCATCAACTGAAGCATTTAAGGTTCTAACGCCAGATTTTGAGTCATTAACAGGCATAAAAGTCAAGTGGGTTGTTTATGAGGAAATAAGTTATTTTGATAAGATAATGCTAATAGTCACAGGTGAAGAAGTCCCATATGATTTAATGTATACTTGTGCTGAAATAATACCAGGTTTTGCTAGAGAAGGATTGGTTATTCCAATAGATGATTATTTAGCAAATAAGGAATTAACTCCCGAATGGTTTGTTTTTAATGATCTTATACCGGCTTATGTTAATTATATGAAAGCTGATGAAAAACTTTATGGTATACCATTTGCGGGTGAAACAATTTTTGTAGCGTATAGGAGCGACCTATTTGCAAAATATAATAAAGAGCCACCTAAAAACTGTGAGGAACTTCTTGAACTTGCAAAATTTTTCCATAAAAGAGAAGAAGGGCTTTACGGTGTATCAATTCGATGTGCTAAATCTTGGGAAGCTGCATGGAGTTTAATTTCATTCACATATGGTTTTGGTGGTAAATGGGTTGATTTGGAAACATTAACCCCCAAATTTACATCTCCTGAAACAATTAATTCATTAAAGTATTTTGTTGAATTAACTAAATGCGGTCCACCAGGTATTGAAGCCTTCTCTTTTGAAGAAGCTTGGTCAGCATTTCAAACAGGAAAAGTAGCTATATTAGTAGAATCTACAGCAGCAGCTCCAGGTATAGAAGACCCTACAAAATCTTTAGTTGCAGGCAAAGTGGGATATGCTAAATTCCCTAAAGGACCTGCTGGAGAAGCTGCAGGAGTTTGGGGATGGGGACTTAGCATACCAAAGGGTGCACCAAAAGAAAAAAGAGAAGCTGCATGGAGTTTAATAGTATGGTTAACAAGTGAATTAAATGTAGATAGATATCTTGAAAATGGTGGAATAGTTACAAGGCTTTCGCCTTTAAAAAAGATGAAAAATCCTTATGATAAAGCTATTCTTGATACTCTTGAGGCTGCAAATTCTCCCTTATCTCAAGAATTACTCAAAGCATATACTTTGCCTATTTCATTTGAAATGACTGGAATAGTTTCTGAATTAACATCACTTGCTATAACTGGAGAATTAACTCCTGAAGTAGCATGTGAAAAAATGCAAATTGCTATAGAAGAATTATTAAAACCATATAAGTAA
- a CDS encoding sugar ABC transporter permease: protein MTYPLFISLQTSLYEWTYGTSWSQAKYVGLKNYYWVFFGGDYLFYTSLQLTIIYVIIQVLGSFIIGLFFALLLDKLPRGGAIITTFFIIPMVMMPAVVGLMWRLYFSYDGFVNYFLETLFGIKINWFSLKYALIALSLATIWMTAPFFILVFYAALKAIPQEPIEAAQIDGASEWIILKDIKLPMLKPVILITLIIRTIEAFRSFDVPYVMFGGGPGSATEILAIHINRVAFSFRQLGAGSVLSLFLIFLIIIMCSFLIKQLRETWRL from the coding sequence GTGACTTACCCTCTTTTTATAAGTTTACAAACTAGTTTATATGAATGGACGTATGGCACCTCCTGGAGTCAAGCTAAATATGTTGGATTAAAAAATTATTACTGGGTTTTCTTTGGAGGCGATTATCTTTTTTATACTTCTCTTCAATTAACAATAATATATGTTATAATCCAGGTTTTAGGAAGTTTTATAATAGGATTATTTTTCGCTTTACTATTAGATAAACTCCCACGTGGAGGAGCGATTATTACAACTTTCTTTATAATACCAATGGTAATGATGCCTGCTGTTGTTGGATTAATGTGGCGCTTATATTTTTCATACGATGGTTTTGTTAATTATTTCTTAGAAACACTTTTTGGAATAAAAATTAATTGGTTTAGTTTAAAATATGCTTTAATAGCTTTATCACTTGCTACAATTTGGATGACAGCCCCATTTTTCATATTAGTTTTTTATGCTGCACTTAAAGCTATTCCACAAGAACCAATAGAAGCAGCTCAAATAGATGGTGCTTCAGAATGGATTATTTTAAAAGACATTAAATTACCAATGTTAAAACCAGTTATACTAATAACACTTATTATAAGAACAATAGAAGCTTTTAGAAGCTTTGATGTCCCATATGTAATGTTTGGTGGGGGGCCTGGTTCTGCTACAGAAATACTAGCTATACATATCAATAGAGTTGCTTTTTCTTTTAGACAACTAGGAGCTGGGAGCGTATTATCTTTATTTTTAATATTTTTAATAATCATTATGTGTAGTTTTCTAATAAAGCAATTAAGAGAAACTTGGAGGTTATAA